A genome region from Magnolia sinica isolate HGM2019 chromosome 8, MsV1, whole genome shotgun sequence includes the following:
- the LOC131254110 gene encoding low affinity inorganic phosphate transporter 8-like, translating into MVFYPCNPSILHEPKNRQIQTSNGPYHMKYPIMGLLPEAQKMNAIEVYKISRAMFLVALFATVPGDWFTVFLIDQIGQFAIQIGGFLMMSIFMAVVGFQYSEVRGNSCDGQSLSGFCEENIFQFMVFYGLTFFFANFGPHSTTFILLAELFLARLWSTCHGISATAGKARAIISAFVV; encoded by the coding sequence atggtgttttatccatgcaatccatccattttgcatgagcccaaaaataggcagatccaaacctcaaatggaccataccacatgaaataccCAATTATGGGGCTACTGCCAGAAGCTCAGAAAATGAATGCAATTGAGGTGTATAAGATCTCTAGGGCCATGTTCTTGGTGGCGCTCTTCGCCACTGTCCCGGGCGACTGGTTTACTGTCTTCCTTATTGATCAGATTGGACAGTTTGCGATCCAGATTGGCGGGTTTCTCATGATGTCCATTTTCATGGCAGTTGTTGGATTCCAGTACAGTGAGGTAAGGGGCAATTCTTGCGACGGACAATCCCTGTCGGGATTTTGCGAAGAAAACATATTCCAGTTCATGGTGTTCTATGGGCTTACCTTCTTCTTTGCGAATTTTGGGCCTCACAGCACAACATTCATCCTGCTGGCTGAGCTGTTCCTGGCGAGGCTCTGGTCCACCTGTCATGGGATATCGGCAACTGCTGGGAAGGCGAGGGCCATTATCAGTGCCTTCGTCGTCTAG
- the LOC131254373 gene encoding MDIS1-interacting receptor like kinase 2-like has product MAKHKSLSLAFLLFFLPFLSSSHATISSATAGLPEAEALLKWKASLSPAQALHSWSLPATNASTNTLSPCKWTGISCNSLGSVTEISLPSAGLQGKLDNLSFPSFPNLVHLNLGDNTLTGTIPAHIGALYKLTSLNLSANSISGSIPLDIGNLVNLNVLDLSINHLDGSIPSTLGNLSKLSSLYVHQNRISGSIPPQVGNLQDLVLLTVFQNNLTGSIPSTLGKLTKLTVLSLFQNQISGSIPPELGNLMSLNKLTLRQNNLTEFGNLMNLNELDLSNNILTGYIPSTLGNLTKLTRLSLIDCQLFGSLPQEMTNMTNLSELYLDGNSLSGYLPQLCQGGSLQAFTAVGNHFTGEIPKSIRNCTSLTRVRLNGNRLAANVSEAFGVYPHLSFMDVSNNMLFGELSPNWGECRNLTKLQLSGNMITGRIPPEIGQLMQLSVLGLSSNQLVGEIPKEFGRLTSLFNLTLNENQLSGQIPQEIGKLSNLEVLDLSMNHLSGPIPPQLGDCFKLQYLKLSENVLNGSIPFQIGNLVYLQGLLDLSHNSLNGQISPQLTKLIRLEKLNLSHNMLSGSIPPSFEGMFSLQSIDFSYNALEGPLPNSKSFQKAPAEAFIYNKGLCGEVQGLRPCNASSINHGDAMKGHRVVILIILPVSVALFLLFVIIGISSIYYQRRRNIKKVVLERSSGNPFSLWNYDGIAVFEDIVEATEGFDDKYSIGIGGYGKVYKANLPLGQVVAVKKLHSLEGGDQSDQRSFRNEIQALTEIRHRNIVKLYGFCCHARCSFLVYEYMERGSLANILSNDEGAAQLDWTLRVKIVKGVAHALSYMHHDCTLPIVHRDLSSNNVLLNSELEASVSDFGTARLLIPDSSNWNTLAGTYGYIAPELAYTMRVTEKCDVYSFGVVALEVMMGRHPGELISTLSSPNREDTLLKDMLDQRLSDPMAEVAQEVIFAVSMALACIRPDPNFRPTMHHVAQKLSVGGPSFSLKPFHALTFRQLTDLV; this is encoded by the exons ATGGCCAAACATAAATCTCTCTCCCtcgcttttctcctctttttcctaccctttctttcttcttcccatGCAACAATATCATCTGCAACAGCAGGACTGCCAGAAGCAGAGGCTCTACTGAAATGGAAAGCCAGCCTCTCACCAGCACAAGCTCTCCACTCATGGTCACTTCCTGCTACTAATGCCAGCACCAACACCCTATCTCCATGCAAATGGACTGGGATCTCATGTAACAGCCTTGGAAGTGTAACAGAGATAAGCCTACCGAGTGCAGGCTTGCAAGGTAAGCTCGACAACTTGAGCTTCCCCTCATTTCCAAACCTCGTTCATCTCAATCTCGGTGACAACACTCTCACTGGTACCATCCCAGCTCATATTGGCGCTCTTTATAAACTCACATCGCTCAATCTGTCTGCAAATAGTATAAGTGGATCAATACCCCTAGATATAGGGaatcttgtgaatttgaatgtGCTAGACTTGTCCATTAACCACCTAGATGGttccatcccttccactttagggaacttgtCAAAGCTTTCCAGCTTGTACGTGCACCAAAATCGAATCTCTGGCTCCATTCCACCACAGGTGGGGAATCTGCAAGATCTGGTTCTGTTGACTGTgtttcaaaacaatctgactg gttctatcccttccactttagggaagTTGACAAAGCTGACAGTCCTCTCCctctttcaaaatcaaatttctggttctattCCTCCAGAACTTGGGAATTTAATGAGTCTCAATAAGCTAACATTGAGGcaaaacaatctgactg aatttgggaatttaatgaatctcaACGAACTTGATCTGTCCAATAACATCCTAACAGGTTATATCCCTTCTACTTTAGGAAACTTGACCAAGCTTACTAGGTTGTCCCTTATTGACTGTCAATTATTTGGTTCCTTGCCTCAAGAAatgacaaacatgacaaatcTTTCTGAACTCTACTTGGATGGCAACAGCCTCTCTGGCTATTTACCTCAGTTATGCCAGGGCGGATCTCTTCAAGCCTTCACTGCTGTTGGCAACCATTTCACTGGTGAGATCCCAAAAAGCATCAGAAATTGCACTAGCTTAACAAGAGTGCGACTTAATGGAAACCGACTTGCTGCAAATGTATCGGAAGCCTTTGGTGTATACCCACATCTCTCATTCATGGATGTCAGCAACAACATGTTGTTTGGTGAACTCTCACCAAATTGGGGAGAATGCCGAAATTTGACAAAGCTACAATTATCCGGGAACATGATCACCGGTAGAATTCCTCCTGAGATAGGGCAGTTGATGCAGCTAAGTGTGCTTGGTCTTTCTTCAAACCAGCTGGTAGGCGAGATTCCAAAGGAATTTGGGAGGCTGACTTCTTTGTTCAACTTAACTTTAAATGAAAACCAGCTTTCTGGTCAGATACCCCAAGAGATTGGAAAACTATCCAATTTGGAGGTTCTTGACTTGTCAATGAATCACCTAAGTGGTCCAATACCACCTCAATTAGGTGATTGCTTCAAACTCCAATATCTGAAATTGAgcgaaaatgttttaaatggaagCATTCCTTTTCAGATCGGTAACCTAGTATACCTACAGGGCTTACTAGATctaagtcataactccctcaatggACAAATATCACCACAACTCACGAAATTGATTCGGTTGGAAAAGTTAAATCTCTCCCACAACATGTTGTCAGGCTCCATTCCACCTTCTTTTGAAGGGATGTTCAGCTTGcaatccattgatttttcatacaatgccTTGGAAGGTCCTCTTCCCAACAGCAAAAGCTTTCAGAAGGCTCCTGCAGAGGCATTCATATATAATAAGGGCTTATGTGGTGAAGTGCAAGGTTTGCGACCTTGCAATGCCTCTTCAATCAATCATGGTGATGCGATGAAAGGTCACAGAGTTGTGATCCTCATTATTCTTCCTGTCTCAGTGgccttgtttcttttatttgtaaTCATTGGCATTTCTTCCATTTATtaccaaagaagaagaaatataaagaaaGTGGTTCTTGAGAGGAGCAGCGGAAATCCATTTTCATTATGGAATTATGATGGGATTGCTGTGTTCGAAGACATCGTGGAGGCGACAGAGGGTTTTGATGACAAATACTCCATTGGAATTGGAGGGTATGGAAAAGTTTACAAAGCAAATCTACCACTGGGTCAAGTAGTAGCGGTGAAAAAACTTCACTCACTCGAAGGAGGGGATCAATCtgatcaaagaagttttagaaatgagatacaagcaTTAACCGAAATCCGACATCGCAACATAGTGAAGCTTTATGGCTTTTGCTGCCATGCTCGATGCTCGTTTCTCGTCTATGAGTACATGGAAAGGGGAAGCTTGGCAAATATCCTAAGCAATGATGAAGGAGCTGCACAATTGGACTGGACTCTAAGGGTGAAGATTgttaaaggtgtggcccatgctTTATCTTACATGCACCATGATTGCACCCTGCCAATTGTCCATCGAGACCTATCAAGCAACAACGTTCTGCTGAATTCAGAACTTGAGGCTAGTGTTTCTGATTTTGGCACTGCACGATTGTTGATACCTGATTCGTCCAATTGGAATACGCTTGCAGGCACTTATGGATACATCGCTCCAG AGCTTGCATATACAATGAGGGTGACTGAGAAATGTGACGTCTATAGCTTCGGTGTTGTGGCACTGGAAGTGATGATGGGAAGGCATCCCGGGGAACTCATCTCCACTTTGTCATCACCAAATAGAGAAGATACACTGCTAAAGGATATGTTGGACCAACGTCTCTCCGATCCGATGGCAGAGGTTGCACAGGAAGTCATATTTGCAGTGTCCATGGCCCTTGCATGCATTCGGCCGGATCCAAACTTTCGGCCAACCATGCACCACGTGGCTCAGAAGCTATCTGTTGGCGGGCCTTCCTTCTCTCTAAAGCCATTCCATGCACTTACATTTCGTCAACTGACGGATCTCGTATAA